From Anaerolineae bacterium, the proteins below share one genomic window:
- a CDS encoding Gfo/Idh/MocA family oxidoreductase, whose translation MPDTRHLTPEIASILRRPFLVLGAGSIGKRHISNLRHLGVEHLWVYDPQAERMAEAQARWGVRPFECLEEALAAGPYAVLVCSPPVYHILQALAAARAGAHLFIEKPLAASLDGVDELLAEVETRGLRTLVGCNFRFHPGLQQLRALLAQGALGEVLFARAVFGQYLPDWHPWEDYRRGYSARRDLGGGIVLDRIHELDYLVWLFGPVAQARGLVVHTGSLEIETEDLAEGWLRFQNGVTASLHVDYLNRRYTCRAEVLGTEGTAWWDFGSHSLRVYRAGTQEEQTWAWPRYQVNEMYVAEMAHFLRVLAGEEESLKDLRQARHILETALTLRQSPNPWEVP comes from the coding sequence ATGCCTGACACCCGACACCTGACACCTGAAATCGCGTCCATTCTCCGCCGGCCTTTCCTTGTCCTCGGCGCAGGTTCGATCGGCAAACGCCACATCTCCAACCTGCGTCATTTGGGCGTGGAGCACCTTTGGGTTTACGATCCTCAGGCCGAGCGGATGGCCGAGGCCCAGGCCCGTTGGGGCGTGCGTCCTTTCGAGTGCCTGGAAGAAGCCCTGGCCGCCGGGCCGTATGCCGTGTTGGTCTGCTCCCCGCCGGTGTACCACATCCTCCAGGCGCTGGCCGCGGCGCGGGCCGGCGCGCACCTGTTCATCGAGAAGCCCCTGGCTGCGTCGTTGGACGGCGTGGACGAACTCCTCGCCGAGGTGGAGACCCGGGGGCTGCGCACCCTGGTCGGGTGCAATTTCCGCTTTCACCCCGGCTTGCAGCAGTTGCGGGCGTTGCTCGCCCAGGGCGCCCTGGGCGAGGTGCTGTTTGCTCGCGCGGTGTTCGGCCAGTACCTGCCCGACTGGCATCCCTGGGAAGATTACCGCCGTGGCTACAGCGCCCGCCGCGATTTGGGCGGTGGCATCGTGCTCGACCGCATCCACGAACTGGACTACCTGGTCTGGCTCTTTGGGCCGGTGGCTCAGGCGCGGGGGCTGGTGGTGCACACCGGCTCATTGGAGATCGAGACGGAAGACTTGGCCGAGGGGTGGTTGCGTTTCCAGAACGGGGTGACCGCCTCACTCCATGTGGATTACCTGAATCGTCGTTACACCTGTCGCGCTGAGGTGCTGGGCACCGAGGGCACGGCCTGGTGGGACTTCGGCAGCCACTCCCTGCGCGTCTATCGCGCCGGAACCCAGGAAGAGCAAACCTGGGCCTGGCCCCGCTATCAGGTCAACGAGATGTATGTGGCCGAGATGGCGCATTTTCTGCGCGTGTTGGCCGGGGAAGAGGAAAGTCTGAAAGACCTCCGCCAGGCCAGGCATATCTTAGAAACCGCCCTGACCCTGCGTCAATCGCCGAACCCCTGGGAGGTGCCATGA